In one window of Palaemon carinicauda isolate YSFRI2023 unplaced genomic scaffold, ASM3689809v2 scaffold228, whole genome shotgun sequence DNA:
- the LOC137636086 gene encoding uncharacterized protein, which produces MIRNDVAKALGLKGKCVRLALTKLGDKTVTYSSKEYDLVLTDKDGNDDNVTAYGIDDITSQVVKETVAENLQLRESQFGMCVYGSHPDIVTLSVFRSNPGISINHVSSTISDYYISVEPVIDITAQINDFFTIEHLGTDCNPRCGSCRCGKCATGNGNYSIKEEKELALIESGLMYYPDRKEWSAKFPWTKDPKLLQNNVSAAVARLKGTEKRLMKLGSDYAQAYNDQILDMTKRNVIRKLSDEEVKNYVGPVTYIQHHEVLKPGSVSTPLRIVFDSSAKYMGQSLNSFWAKGPNILNSMFGILLRFREKAIGIAGDISKMYNCIKLPELEQHVHRFVWRNLLSNRKPDHYVMTCMGFGDRPSGIIAMLALRHTAELSVKDFPEASRVIMTNSYVDDIIHSVESKAEAFSLIRDIENVLSKGSFKIKRWTITGDNEHSDFEVSQNSNERILGLNWQCNKDVFYFKTKLNFSPKYKGVRTEPDLNKLNFIENIPSVLTKRVVVSQMCSVYDPLGFLLPFTLKAKILLRDTVKCDFKLGWDDPLPSYLKEQCVSYFCELFGTETLYFERNVKPTSAKGLPLLVIFSDSSTNAYGAVAYARWELDSGAFESRLIVAKSRITPSRQLSIPRLELCGAVIACRMRKAIEDEMTYKFSSVMHITDSSIVRAQIQKESYGFGTFVATRIAEVQSKRDPNEWWWIASGLNPADLLTRPRDPLNVAVVYSWKYGPEFMALPLEVWPISQSVNCELPDRIHVNFAQYSVHEETIIDESKFNNYNMLIAVTARIFNIVKVKSFKGVLKKLEPRSLKEAERFWIMQAQKSLPENWKKCFQRLGPFQAEDGTIMVGQRMERWLKHNWNQDSFILLPGKHPFTVLYISYLHRLDHAGVDVTLCKLQSKFWVPSARKIIRSIKRGCILCRKLDAKVEGQRMGQISDERMTPCPAFYHTAVDIFGHFQIKDNVKKRTTGKAYGVIFNCIVTRAVYIDVVDGYDTYSFLKCFRRFTAVHGYPDTVHSDLGSQLVSASKELKSDNNWNIHEITEFGAKEGLKGKFNRSADAAWQNGVSEALIKSVKRSLSMLIGTTILTFSDLQTTFFEIANLMNERPIGIKPGMDVELGTYLCPNDLLLGRASNKVPSGSWSTSGDTKKRLNFIQNVVDTFWRKWQRDYFPTLIVRQKWHTDKRNVQPGDIVLSKDTNVVRGKWKMGQVVDTETGRDNKVRDVSIRYKIQRPGKYKGQSDTVIKRSVHKLVVLLPVEEQ; this is translated from the exons ATGATCAGAAATGATGTGGCTAAGGCATTAGGACTGAAAGGAAAATGTGTCAGATTAGCTCTGACTAAATTGGGAGACAAAACTGTGACATACAGTAGTAAAGAGTATGATCTGGTTTTAACCGACAAGGATGGGAATGATGACAATGTTACTGCTTATGGAATCGATGACATTACATCTCAAGTCG TTAAGGAAACTGTGGCTGAAAATTTACAGCTCAGGGAATCACAGTTTGGAATGTGTGTGTATGGCAGTCATCCCGACATTGTTACCTTATCAGTGTTTAGGAGTAATCCAGGCATTAGCATTAATCATGTTTCCAGTACAATATCCGACTATTATATATCTGTAGAACCCGTAATTGATATTACAGCACAGATAAATGATTTCTTCACCATTGAACACTTAGGAACTGATTGTAATCCCAGATGTGGTAGTTGTCGTTGTGGGAAATGTGCAACAGGCAATGGCAATTATagtataaaagaggaaaaggagctGGCTCTTATTGAAAGTGGGTTGATGTATTACCCGGACAGAAAAGAATGGTCTGCTAAATTTCCATGGACTAAGGATCCCAAACTGTTGCAAAATAATGTATCTGCAGCTGTTGCTAGACTGAAAGGCAcagagaaaagattgatgaaactGGGTTCAGACTATGCTCAAGCTTATAATGACCAGATACTTGATATGACAAAGCGCAATGTAATTCGGAAGTTATCCGATGAAGAGGTTAAAAACTATGTTGGTCCTGTCACATACATTCAACATCATGAAGTGTTAAAACCAGGATCTGTATCAACCCCATTGAGAATTGTTTTTGATTCATCGGCAAAGTATATGGGCCAGTCTCTAAATAGTTTTTGGGCAAAGGGCCCTAATATTTTGAATTCAATGTTTGGTATATTACTAAGATTTCGTGAAAAAGCTATAGGCATAGCCGGTGAcataagcaaaatgtataattGCATTAAGCTTCCAGAATTAGAACAACATGTACATAGATTTGTTTGGAGAAATTTGCTAAGTAATCGCAAACCTGATCACTATGTAATGACATGCATGGGTTTCGGGGATAGGCCCTCAGGAATTATTGCAATGTTAGCTCTCAGACATACTGCAGAATTGTCGGTAAAAGACTTCCCAGAAGCATCACGTGTGATAATGACTAATTCCTATGTAGATGACATAATCCATTCTGTTGAGAGTAAAGCTGAGGCATTTAGCCTAATTAGAGATATTGAAAATGTACTCTCTAAAGGCAGTTTTAAAATTAAACGATGGACCATTACTGGAGATAATGAGCATTCTGACTTTGAAGTGTCCCAGAATAGTAATGAAAGAATACTTGGCCTTAACTGGCAATGCAATaaggatgtgttttattttaaaactaagttAAATTTCTCTCCAAAATATAAGGGTGTAAGAACAGAACCAGACTTAAACAAGTtgaatttcattgaaaatatacCTTCAGTTTTAACAAAAAGGGTTGTCGTCAGTCAGATGTGTTCTGTTTACGACCCACTGGGGTTTTTGCTTCCATTCACACTAAAAGCAAAGATTTTGCTACGAGACACTGTGAAATGTGACTTTAAATTAGGATGGGACGATCCCTTGCCTTCCTATTTAAAAGAACAATGCGTGTCATATTTTTGTGAGTTATTTGGCACTGAAACTCTGTATTTTGAAAGGAATGTTAAGCCAACCTCAGCCAAAGGATTGCCTTTACTTGTTATTTTCAGTGATAGTTCAACAAATGCTTATGGTGCTGTTGCATATGCTAGGTGGGAGTTAGACTCTGGTGCATTTGAGAGCAGGCTCATTGTGGCAAAGAGTAGGATAACCCCTAGTAGACAGTTATCTATTCCAAGGCTTGAATTGTGTGGAGCTGTTATAGCGTGCAGGATGCGTAAAGCCATTgaagatgaaatgacatataaatttaGTTCGGTAATGCACATAACAGATTCCTCCATTGTTAGAGCACAAATCCAAAAGGAATCTTATGGCTTTGGAACTTTCGTAGCCACTAGAATAGCAGAAGTTCAATCAAAAAGAGACCCAAATGAATGgtggtggattgcttctggattaaATCCTGCTGATCTATTGACCAGACCCCGGGACCCTTTAAATGTTGCAGTTGTCTATTCATGGAAATATGGTCCAGAGTTCATGGCCCTTCCTTTAGAAGTGTGGCCTATCAGTCAATCGGTGAATTGTGAATTACCTGATAGAATTCATGTTAATTTTGCACAATACTCTGTTCATGAAGAAACCATAATTGATGAGTCGAAATTCAACAACTATAATATGTTAATTGCAGTCACTGCTAGGATATTTAACATTGTTAAGGTGAAATCTTTTAAGGGTGTTCTAAAGAAACTTGAACCTAGATCACTTAAGGAAGCTGAGAGGTTTtggattatgcaagcacaaaaaagtCTTCCTGAGAACTGGAAAAAATGTTTTCAAAGATTAGGACCATTTCAAGCTGAAGATGGTACAATTATGGTAGGACAAAGAATGGAAAGATGGTTGAAACATAATTGGAACCAAGATAGCTTCATTCTATTACCTGGTAAGCATCCATTTACAGTCTTGTACATTAGTTATTTACACAGGTTGGATCATGCTGGAGTTGATGTTACACTATGTAAGCTTCAATCTAAATTTTGGGTTCCTTCAGCACGTAAAATCATAAGATCGATAAAGAGAGGTTGTATTCTTTGCAGGAAACTGGATGCCAAAGTTGAAGGTCAAAGAATGGGTCAGATTTCTGATGAAAGAATGACTCCTTGTCCAGCATTCTATCACACTGCTGTggatatttttggacattttcaaatcaaagataatgtaaagaaaaggaCAACTGGTAAAGCTTATGGTGTTATATTCAATTGTATTGTTACACGTGCCGTGTATATTGATGTTGTAGATGGATATGATACTTATAGTTTTTTAAAGTGTTTCAGAAGATTTACAGCGGTTCATGGCTATCCTGATACTGTACACTCTGACTTAGGCTCACAATTGGTATCAGCAAGTAAAGAACTTAAGAGTGATAACAACTGGAACATACACGAGATCACTGAATTTGGAGCAAAGGAAGGCTTGAAAGGGAAATTTAATCGGTCTGCAGATGCTGCATGGCAGAATGGGGTAAGTGAGGCCTTAATTAAGTCTGTAAAAAGGTCTCTGTCAATGCTCATAGGAACTACCATCTTGACATTTAGTGATTTGCAGACAACATTTTTTGAAATAGCAAACTTAATGAATGAAAGGCCTATTGGAATAAAACCTGGTATGGATGTAGAATTAGGAACATATTTGTGTCCGAACGATTTACTTTTGGGTAGAGCAAGTAATAAAGTACCATCTGGTTCATGGTCTACATCAGGTGATACCAAGAAAAggttgaactttatacaaaatgttgtcgACACCTTTTGGCGTAAGTGGCAGAGAGATTATTTCCCTACACTAATTGTAAGGCAAAAATGGCACACAGATAAAAGAAATGTACAACCTGGTGATATTGTTCTGAGTAAAGACACAAATGTTGtgcgaggaaaatggaaaatggggcaggttgtagatacagaaacaggcagagacaataaggtgagagatgtaagcattagatacaaaatacaaagaccAGGAAAATATAAGGGACAAAGTGACACAGTTATCAAGAGATCGGTTCACAAGTTGGTGGTATTGCTACCCGTTGAAGAACAATAA